A portion of the Bacteroidia bacterium genome contains these proteins:
- the gldM gene encoding gliding motility protein GldM — protein sequence MAGGKETPRQKMIGMMYLVLTALLALNVSKSILDAFIVVNEGLQKTNKNFVLKNTTTYGAFKSAMEKDPTKTKPYFDRALEVQKICKELNQHITELKKHLVLEIDKPEDPKSIDKLIDSMKYINSKDNYDLPTTIMIGEDLAKIKPKTEKWSALELKEKIDNCRNKLIKLLDDGAGIKIIPDIKNKVQAAVKNGLSTDIKYIEDGHDIGWAGMNFYHLPLVAVLTNLTKMQNDVNNAEADVINGLLSAVKANDFTFDKLTARVIAPSSYIIAGDEYKAEVLLVAFNSSSNPEIVLGSVDTVQNKILSESGKIPVEGGLGRYSSRDGSEGLKKWGGAIKVAKPDGTKEVYTFQSEYMVAKPGITVSPTKMNVLYIGVDNPLSISAPGIANEKVQPSISAGSLSAVNAKNGEYIAKVTAGTKEAIVSVMAEFNGQKKKMGEFKFRVKTVPNPAPFVNGKKEGLITKGEVEAAGAVIAKMENFDFDLNFKVTGFTISVPKGGDYFDYTSTSNRFTPEMLTAIKGMKKGSKLIIENIKAVGPDGTPRKLENVVFKING from the coding sequence ATGGCAGGAGGAAAAGAAACCCCCAGGCAGAAGATGATCGGGATGATGTATTTGGTTCTGACGGCCTTATTGGCACTGAACGTATCCAAATCCATCTTGGACGCTTTTATTGTTGTAAACGAGGGTCTCCAAAAGACTAATAAAAACTTCGTACTTAAAAACACAACAACTTATGGAGCGTTTAAATCAGCAATGGAGAAAGATCCTACAAAAACCAAACCTTATTTCGATAGGGCTTTGGAAGTACAAAAAATTTGTAAGGAATTAAATCAACATATTACTGAATTAAAAAAGCATTTGGTACTTGAAATTGACAAACCTGAAGACCCGAAATCAATTGATAAATTGATTGACAGTATGAAGTATATCAATTCTAAAGACAATTATGATTTACCTACCACTATCATGATTGGTGAAGATTTGGCAAAAATCAAACCTAAAACAGAGAAATGGAGTGCTTTGGAATTAAAAGAAAAAATAGATAATTGCAGAAATAAACTAATCAAACTTCTTGATGATGGTGCAGGAATAAAAATTATTCCTGATATCAAAAACAAGGTTCAAGCTGCAGTTAAAAATGGATTAAGTACAGATATTAAATATATCGAAGATGGACATGATATTGGATGGGCAGGAATGAACTTCTACCACTTGCCATTGGTAGCGGTTCTTACTAACTTAACCAAAATGCAAAACGATGTTAACAATGCAGAGGCAGATGTAATCAATGGTTTGTTAAGCGCTGTTAAAGCTAATGACTTCACTTTTGATAAACTTACTGCTAGAGTTATTGCTCCTTCCAGCTACATAATCGCTGGCGACGAGTATAAAGCAGAAGTCCTTCTGGTGGCCTTTAATTCATCATCTAACCCAGAAATTGTTTTAGGATCGGTAGATACGGTTCAAAATAAAATCTTGAGCGAATCAGGAAAAATTCCGGTTGAAGGTGGTTTAGGCCGCTATTCTTCAAGAGATGGATCAGAAGGTTTGAAAAAATGGGGAGGAGCCATTAAGGTAGCTAAACCGGATGGAACAAAAGAAGTTTATACCTTCCAATCAGAATACATGGTAGCCAAACCTGGTATCACAGTTTCTCCAACCAAAATGAACGTACTTTACATTGGTGTAGATAACCCATTATCAATTTCAGCTCCAGGTATTGCAAACGAAAAAGTTCAACCAAGCATTTCTGCTGGCTCTTTATCGGCTGTTAATGCAAAAAATGGCGAATACATCGCTAAAGTAACTGCAGGAACAAAAGAGGCAATAGTAAGCGTAATGGCTGAATTCAACGGACAAAAGAAAAAAATGGGTGAATTTAAGTTCCGTGTTAAAACAGTTCCTAACCCGGCACCTTTCGTTAATGGTAAAAAAGAAGGTTTAATTACCAAAGGTGAAGTTGAAGCTGCCGGAGCCGTAATTGCTAAAATGGAGAACTTCGATTTCGATTTAAATTTCAAAGTTACAGGTTTCACAATTTCAGTTCCTAAAGGTGGTGACTACTTCGATTATACCTCCACTAGCAACCGATTCACTCCGGAAATGCTTACTGCTATAAAAGGTATGAAGAAAGGTTCGAAACTAATTATCGAAAACATCAAAGCGGTAGGACCGGACGGAACACCTCGTAAACTTGAAAACGTGGTATTTAAAATCAATGGTTAA